AAGGAGCCCAGGTCACCCAGGAGCAGGTGGGATTCATCTGGGGGAGTCACCCAAGCACTGGCCAAGGGAGATGCACACAGTGAAAGTCCCTGGGCACAGTGAAGAGCTGAAGGTGAGAtttctccctgccccatccccagcagagcagctttcATGGGGAAGGGGAGCTTTTGCAACAGGGAGGCAATGAGCTCCAGGCACCTCTACTTTCTGCTCCCCACCCACTTGTCTCAGCTCCACTCTGTCATTTCTCACATTCATCAGTTctcacttctcctttcccttttcttaatTCAACCCCCAAAAGGAGGAACCACCCAGCAGCTGCACCCCCAGACAGCTCATTTTCCCAGCTCCCACCTCACCGCTCGGACGTCTGGTGAGGGCCCTGCGCCAGTTCAGCcatgggctgggtgctggggggggtaCTGCTCGCCTGGGTGTCGGTGGCATGGGTGAGAGGGGCTGAGCAGTCCCAGGAGCTGTCCTCCCCTGGGGGGTTTCTGGAGTGCAAGAAGGCCTTGAATCTCCCAAGTCTGGAAGTcctgccgggggggggctgggatAACCTCAGAAATTTGGATATGGGCAGAGTCATCAACCTTGCCTACTCACTGTGCAAGACCACAGAAGATGGCTCTTATATCATCCCAGATGAGGTCTTCACTATCCCTCGCAAGCAGAGCAACCTGGACATCAACTCCGAGATCATCGAGTCCTGGAAGGATTACCAAAGCATCACCTCCGCCTCCATCAACCTGGAGCTGTCCCTCTTCTCCTCTATCAATGGCAAGTTCTCCTATGACTTCCACCGAACCAAGACCCACCAAGTTAAAGACCGTGCTGTCACCACCCGAGTGCAAGTCAGGAACCTGGTTTATACTGCCAAGATTGACCCAGGGGCAGTACTGGACAAGGGCttcaaaaagcagctgctgacGATCGCCAGCCACCTGGAGAACAACCAGACGCGGATGGCTGATTTTCTGGCTGAGGTGCTGGTGCTTAACTATGGCACACACACCATCACTTCTGTGGATGCCGGAGCCAGCTTGGTGCAGGAGGATCAGATCAAGGCAACCTTCCTGAAGGACAGCTGGGCCACACGGAGTGCTGTCACTGCCTCGGCCGGCGTGGCCTTCCACAGCATCATCAGCGTAAAAAACGAGGAGTCCCTGGATGCCAGCTCTGGCTTCACCAAGCAGTATCTGGAGAACCGCACCAACTCCAGGGTAGAGAGCATTGGTGGGACCCCCTTTTACCCAGGCATCACCCTCAAGACCTGGCAGGAGGGGATCAGAAACCAGCTGGTGGCTCTTGACCGCTCAGGGCTGCCCCTGTACTTCTTCATTAACCCCAGCACCCTACCAGAGCTGCCCACCCCCACGGTGAAGAAGCTGGCCAGGCGAGTGGAGATGGCTATCCGCCGCTACTACACCTTCAACACCTACCCAGGCTGCACCGACGCCACCTCACCCAACTTCAACTTCCATGCCAATGCCGACGATGGCTCCTGCGAGGGTGCCATGACCAACTTCACCTTCGGGGGAGTCTTCCAGGAGTGTGCCGGGCTGGCCGGCCCCGACACTGGCACGCTGtgccaggggctggagcagaggaaccCCCTCACTGGggctttctcctgccccaccaccTACACGCCGGTGCTGCTGGGTGTGCAGGAGCGGGAGGAAGGCCACAGCCATCTGGAGTGCCACAACAAGTGCATCCTGGGCATATTCTGCCACCGCGAGTGCCGGGACGTCTTCTTGCTCTCCCGGGTGCAATTCAGTGCCTACTGGTGCGCTACGAGTGGGCCGGTGGCCCCAAGCTCAGGATACCTCTTTGGGGGACTGTTCAGCGCCCACAGTGCCAACTCCATCACTGGTGCCCAGTCCTGCCCCTCAGGGTACATCCCACTGAAGCTCTTTGATGAGCTCAGGGTGTGTGTG
The Pelecanus crispus isolate bPelCri1 chromosome 6, bPelCri1.pri, whole genome shotgun sequence DNA segment above includes these coding regions:
- the MPEG1 gene encoding macrophage-expressed gene 1 protein, producing MGWVLGGVLLAWVSVAWVRGAEQSQELSSPGGFLECKKALNLPSLEVLPGGGWDNLRNLDMGRVINLAYSLCKTTEDGSYIIPDEVFTIPRKQSNLDINSEIIESWKDYQSITSASINLELSLFSSINGKFSYDFHRTKTHQVKDRAVTTRVQVRNLVYTAKIDPGAVLDKGFKKQLLTIASHLENNQTRMADFLAEVLVLNYGTHTITSVDAGASLVQEDQIKATFLKDSWATRSAVTASAGVAFHSIISVKNEESLDASSGFTKQYLENRTNSRVESIGGTPFYPGITLKTWQEGIRNQLVALDRSGLPLYFFINPSTLPELPTPTVKKLARRVEMAIRRYYTFNTYPGCTDATSPNFNFHANADDGSCEGAMTNFTFGGVFQECAGLAGPDTGTLCQGLEQRNPLTGAFSCPTTYTPVLLGVQEREEGHSHLECHNKCILGIFCHRECRDVFLLSRVQFSAYWCATSGPVAPSSGYLFGGLFSAHSANSITGAQSCPSGYIPLKLFDELRVCVSQDYEGGSQYAVPFGGFFSCQAGNPLAGQHQGTAEDPHAKSCPPGFSQHLALISDSCQVEYCVQAGIFTGGSLPPARLPPFTRPPTSLPAINTVLVSSGDGDSTWVRDGQSHAWRLAQPEEIQHTAEMVRGRGLTGGEVAGVTAAVLAGLATILAMVCYSRWRYKVMGYRAMGEGDSLAAVSPEDSTVLSVGEGYQQESEGPMV